In Rhodospirillum rubrum ATCC 11170, a genomic segment contains:
- the pgsA gene encoding CDP-diacylglycerol--glycerol-3-phosphate 3-phosphatidyltransferase, which yields MLTLPNILTLLRILIIPLVVVLFYVDGEGYRWANCALFAVAAITDFFDGWLARRSNQVSRLGRFLDPIADKLLVAAVLMLLVGFGRMSPWSYPAAVVILMREILVSGLREFLAEIRVGMPVTKLAKWKTTVQLIALPVLIVGDTPLIPLPITLIGEGLLWVAAVMTIITGYDYLRVGLRHMGPEHDAPPSQAHNTPR from the coding sequence TTGCTCACTCTGCCCAACATCCTGACCCTGCTGCGCATTCTGATCATTCCCCTGGTCGTCGTGCTGTTTTATGTCGATGGCGAGGGCTATCGCTGGGCCAATTGCGCCCTGTTCGCCGTCGCCGCCATCACCGATTTCTTTGATGGCTGGCTGGCCCGGCGCAGCAATCAGGTCTCGCGGCTTGGCCGTTTCCTCGATCCGATCGCCGATAAGCTGCTGGTCGCGGCGGTGCTGATGCTGCTGGTCGGCTTTGGCCGGATGAGCCCGTGGAGCTACCCGGCCGCCGTCGTCATCCTGATGCGCGAGATCCTGGTCTCGGGCCTGCGCGAATTCCTGGCCGAGATCCGGGTCGGCATGCCGGTGACCAAGCTGGCCAAATGGAAGACCACCGTTCAGCTGATCGCCCTGCCGGTGCTGATCGTTGGCGATACCCCGCTGATTCCGCTGCCGATCACCCTGATCGGCGAGGGATTGCTGTGGGTGGCGGCCGTCATGACCATCATCACCGGCTATGATTACCTGCGCGTCGGCCTGCGCCACATGGGCCCCGAACACGACGCGCCCCCGTCCCAGGCCCATAATACCCCCCGCTAA
- the glp gene encoding molybdopterin molybdotransferase MoeA — translation MPASPPPSSLPPLSADCFDTADRLLALDDAVDRLLDLLGAVTAIERLPLDRALGRVLAEDLTSALVIPPDDNSAMDGYGVRFADLSPQAPTRLPLTLRVPAGHPADRPLGPGEAARIFTGAPIPEGVDTVIMQEVCHEEDGYVTLPSGEKRGANVRPAGADVAIGQTVLASGRRLGPIDVAMAAQIGVAELAVRARLKVAVFTTGDEVVEPGQPLPPGGIYNSNRRALLGLLSTLGAECLDLGNLPDRPALIQGALAEAARAADLVVTSGGVSVGGEDHVKDAVTALGSLAFWRLALKPGKPLAFGTVAGKPFLGLPGNPVSTFVTFCLVGRPVVLRLAGVTGEQLQPRGFPVIADFSLTRKPGRREFLRGQLRSDSSGAMVVAPFPVQSSNVVSSIVQSDGLIDIGQGVTVVSRGDRVRFIPFSELF, via the coding sequence ATGCCCGCTTCTCCCCCACCCTCTTCCCTTCCCCCGCTTTCGGCCGATTGCTTCGACACCGCCGATCGCCTGTTGGCGCTTGATGACGCCGTCGATCGCCTGCTTGACCTGCTTGGCGCGGTGACGGCGATCGAACGCCTGCCGCTCGACCGGGCGCTGGGCCGGGTGCTGGCCGAGGATCTGACCAGCGCCCTGGTCATCCCCCCCGACGATAATTCGGCCATGGACGGCTATGGGGTGCGCTTCGCCGACCTCTCGCCGCAGGCTCCCACCCGCCTGCCCCTCACCTTGCGCGTGCCCGCCGGCCATCCCGCCGACCGCCCCCTGGGCCCGGGCGAGGCCGCGCGCATCTTCACCGGCGCGCCGATCCCCGAGGGCGTCGACACGGTGATCATGCAGGAGGTCTGCCACGAGGAGGACGGCTACGTCACCCTGCCCAGTGGCGAAAAGCGCGGCGCCAACGTGCGGCCGGCCGGCGCCGATGTCGCCATCGGCCAAACCGTGCTGGCCAGCGGTCGGCGCCTGGGTCCGATCGATGTGGCGATGGCCGCCCAGATCGGCGTGGCCGAGCTGGCGGTGCGCGCCCGCCTGAAGGTCGCGGTCTTCACCACCGGCGACGAGGTGGTCGAACCCGGCCAGCCGCTGCCGCCGGGCGGCATCTATAATTCCAATCGCCGCGCCCTGCTCGGGCTGCTGAGCACCCTGGGCGCCGAGTGCCTTGATCTCGGCAACCTGCCCGACCGCCCGGCGCTAATCCAAGGCGCCCTGGCCGAGGCGGCGCGCGCCGCCGATCTGGTCGTCACCTCGGGCGGGGTGTCGGTGGGCGGCGAGGATCACGTCAAGGACGCGGTGACGGCTTTGGGCTCGCTGGCCTTCTGGCGCCTGGCACTCAAGCCCGGCAAGCCGCTGGCCTTCGGCACCGTCGCTGGCAAGCCGTTTCTCGGGCTGCCCGGCAATCCGGTTTCGACCTTCGTCACCTTCTGTCTGGTCGGCCGGCCGGTGGTGTTGCGTCTGGCCGGGGTGACGGGGGAGCAATTACAGCCGCGCGGCTTCCCGGTGATCGCCGATTTCTCGCTGACCCGCAAACCCGGCCGCCGCGAATTCCTGCGCGGACAATTGCGCAGCGATTCCAGCGGCGCCATGGTCGTCGCCCCCTTCCCCGTGCAATCGTCCAATGTCGTCAGCTCGATCGTCCAATCCGACGGGCTGATCGATATCGGCCAAGGGGTGACCGTCGTCTCGCGCGGCGACCGGGTGCGCTTCATTCCCTTTAGCGAGCTGTTTTAA
- a CDS encoding branched-chain amino acid aminotransferase: protein MALVPFDDRDGFIWFNGQMVPWREAKVHVLTHGLHYASCVFEGERVYNGKVFKLTEHSRRLTESASILGFSLPYSVAEIDAATRRVLDANGIVDGYVRPLAWRGSEMMGVAAQKNRINVAIAAWQWPSYFSPEARLAGIRLKISPWRRPAPDTAPTHSKAAGLYMICTLSKHQAENDGFDDALMLDYRGRIAEATGANVFLVIDGKLHTPIPDCFLNGITRQTVIDLARRRGYDVSERAIMPEELADAQEVFLTGTAAEVTPVRQIGEYTYTPGEITHRLVEDYDKEVGRTHDKAASASASAA from the coding sequence ATGGCTCTCGTTCCGTTCGATGACCGTGACGGTTTCATCTGGTTCAACGGTCAAATGGTGCCCTGGCGCGAGGCCAAGGTTCATGTGCTGACGCATGGCCTGCATTATGCGAGCTGCGTGTTTGAAGGCGAGCGCGTCTATAACGGCAAGGTGTTCAAGCTGACCGAGCATTCGCGCCGACTGACCGAATCGGCGTCGATTCTGGGGTTTTCCCTGCCCTATTCGGTGGCCGAAATCGATGCGGCGACCCGCCGGGTGCTTGACGCCAACGGCATCGTCGACGGCTATGTCCGCCCGCTGGCCTGGCGTGGCAGCGAGATGATGGGGGTGGCGGCCCAGAAGAACCGCATCAATGTCGCCATCGCCGCCTGGCAGTGGCCCAGCTATTTTTCGCCCGAAGCCCGGCTGGCCGGCATCCGCCTGAAGATCTCGCCGTGGCGGCGTCCGGCCCCCGACACGGCGCCGACCCATTCCAAGGCCGCCGGTCTTTATATGATCTGCACCCTGTCCAAGCATCAGGCCGAGAACGATGGCTTCGACGACGCCCTGATGCTCGATTACCGGGGCCGCATCGCCGAGGCGACGGGAGCCAATGTCTTTCTGGTGATCGACGGCAAGCTGCATACGCCCATTCCCGACTGCTTCCTGAACGGCATCACCCGCCAGACCGTGATCGATCTGGCCCGACGCCGCGGCTATGACGTGAGCGAGCGGGCGATCATGCCCGAGGAACTGGCCGACGCCCAGGAAGTGTTCCTGACCGGGACCGCGGCCGAGGTGACGCCGGTCCGCCAGATCGGAGAATACACCTATACTCCGGGCGAAATCACCCACCGGTTGGTCGAGGATTACGATAAGGAAGTCGGGCGGACCCACGACAAGGCGGCCTCCGCCTCCGCTTCGGCGGCCTGA
- a CDS encoding MarR family winged helix-turn-helix transcriptional regulator yields the protein MSEVKSGVNPLFLREEELRQGIELLFFAYRDFTSEADAMLAKHNFGRAHHRVIYFVGREPKIGVSALLGILGITKQSLSRVLSQLVEEGLIVQHRGPRDGRQRLLELTEKGIDMERRLTEAQRRRFARAYREAGAEAVEGFRKVMLGMIDGPARERFAAAAKRETPPSPPRVSRAGARR from the coding sequence ATGAGCGAGGTCAAATCGGGCGTGAACCCCCTTTTTCTGCGCGAGGAGGAACTGCGCCAGGGCATCGAGCTGCTGTTTTTCGCCTACCGCGATTTCACCAGCGAGGCCGACGCCATGCTGGCCAAGCACAATTTCGGGCGGGCCCACCACCGGGTGATCTATTTCGTCGGCCGCGAGCCGAAGATCGGCGTCAGCGCCCTGCTGGGGATCCTCGGCATCACCAAGCAAAGCCTGTCGCGCGTGCTGTCGCAACTGGTCGAGGAAGGCCTGATCGTTCAGCATCGCGGCCCACGCGACGGTCGCCAACGCCTTCTGGAACTGACCGAAAAGGGCATCGACATGGAACGCCGCCTGACCGAGGCCCAGCGCCGGCGCTTCGCCCGCGCCTATCGCGAAGCCGGGGCCGAGGCGGTCGAGGGGTTCCGCAAGGTCATGCTTGGCATGATCGATGGCCCGGCCCGCGAGCGCTTCGCCGCCGCCGCCAAGCGCGAGACCCCGCCCTCGCCGCCGCGCGTCAGCCGGGCCGGAGCACGCCGATGA
- a CDS encoding response regulator translates to MSDPALPVAPVAPVTEEPPHILVVDDDTRILALLKRFLSERGFIVTAAADAAEARRQLAALRFDLLVVDVMMPGESGLELTRSIREDSDVPILILTAMDQPDDRVSGLESGADDYLAKPFDPRELVLRVNGILRRLRQAPDLPPAAPPEGPLPLGACVFDPHRQELLRGDEVVRLTTAETALLSTLAARAGEAISREDLAELTGVAGNPRAIDVQVTRLRKKIEADPRVPRHLQTVRGRGYMLRPG, encoded by the coding sequence ATGAGCGACCCCGCCCTGCCTGTGGCCCCCGTCGCCCCCGTGACCGAGGAACCGCCCCATATCCTGGTGGTCGATGACGACACCCGCATCCTCGCCCTGCTCAAACGCTTTTTGTCCGAACGCGGCTTCATCGTCACCGCCGCCGCCGATGCGGCCGAGGCGCGGCGCCAGCTTGCCGCCCTGCGCTTCGATCTGCTGGTGGTCGATGTGATGATGCCCGGCGAAAGCGGACTGGAGCTGACACGCTCGATCCGCGAGGACTCCGACGTTCCCATCCTCATCCTGACGGCGATGGACCAGCCCGACGACCGGGTCAGCGGCCTCGAAAGCGGCGCCGATGATTATCTGGCCAAGCCCTTCGATCCGCGCGAATTGGTCTTGCGGGTCAATGGCATCCTGCGGCGCCTGCGCCAAGCCCCCGATCTGCCGCCCGCCGCCCCGCCCGAGGGCCCCTTGCCGCTGGGAGCCTGCGTTTTCGATCCGCACCGCCAGGAACTGCTGCGCGGCGACGAGGTGGTGCGACTGACCACCGCCGAAACCGCCCTGCTCAGCACGCTCGCCGCCCGGGCCGGCGAGGCGATCAGCCGCGAGGATCTGGCTGAACTGACCGGGGTGGCCGGCAACCCCCGGGCCATCGATGTGCAGGTGACCCGCCTGCGCAAGAAAATCGAAGCCGACCCCCGCGTGCCCCGCCACTTGCAGACGGTGCGCGGACGC